In the genome of Daucus carota subsp. sativus chromosome 9, DH1 v3.0, whole genome shotgun sequence, the window ataattctcggggtgagccagagtcgaacccgggtgtcccgggtcaacagaggataaacccaccactgggaATCGTTTATTTGTTAGTTCCCAAAAATtgttgtagtttttttttttccaaatctaaATTGATGAAATAATTCATATTAGAATTTGAAATTTGTGGTACTACTTTTATTTTTATCCGATTAATTAATAAcatatctaattttatttatatttttttgatggaCATATTTAATGGAAACTTCTTTTCTATTTTGGAGACATGGATTTGGATGATGTTTTTTTATTCCCACAGCCCCATTTTATTTGcaccattattttttttattattgtaacacaaaaaatcaattttttatctATACCGCACTAGTCAAACAAGTTACGAACGAAAATATCATAATAGAGAATCATAGAGTATTGATTTTATCGtatataatctatttataatatttatagatattgATGGAGCATTTGTTGTTACGAATTGGATGACCCAAATTACTACATCCTTTAAAAATTTACATATCTATTTATACTAGATATTtacatttgataattttttaaacaaatatataatataatatatttttatactctttttcttttttttatatatattttgaaatgttAAATCGTCGTATCTAATTGGGCCGATTCGTCAGAACTCAATATTCATTCATTTCACTCtttttcttacttttttttttctcgacACATATATTAACGCTCCAATTAAGTATAGTTTTaagtattttttgaatttttctatGAGATGAAAGTTTAAAtcctatattattatttaaaagaaaaaaatttaaaaaaatatatatatactcctccAATGTAAATAATGTAGTGAGactttaggaaaaaaaaaaaaactaaataatcTAGTGGGACTTGGAGTAAAAGCTTCGATTACATCCCGACCCGAACCCGGTTCTAAATATCTACCCGCCGGCGACAACTCGCGCCGGAGACGAGAGCGCACAACTCATACATACACACAGATACTTACATTTATGTATATGAGATAAACAAAGGTACGTGATTctcatatattatgtatatgatACTTATTTTATGTACTGTTGTTTTTATCTCAACTTGATTGCTGATTGAGTATTGAAATTAGCTTAATTAGGTcttattttacattaattaattgatatatgTTGGTAGAATTGATTTATATTGATGTTGTAATTGTTGAATTGAAGTAGGTTGTTGTTGTTTGGAATATATGGAGATGAACAAAGCAGAGCAGCCGGTGTTTCTCGACCGCGCGTCTCGAACAACTAGAGGGAAAAGGTATAATTGAATttcattatatgtttttttccgAATGCTGAATGTGTATTTTTTCGTTATGTGAAAATGTTGTTCCTAAATTTGTGGAGATATTACGATGATGAACAGCTGGTTCAGTTCGAGTATTAGGTTTTGTTGCTACGAGTGAGTGGATTACAAGTGAGGTTTTGGAAAATGTGATAGTTCGTAGCTGTGATGGGATAGAAATGTGATTTCGTGTCGTCGGTGTTGTTGCTTATCATAACGTGGTTGGAGTGGTTTGGTATATTGAATTAGTGacaatatttatatgtttttgtcaCTATCGGTTACCTGATATAAATATTGAATGTGATGTGCCTGtcatttgtttttgattttacaaaGCATACCCGAATGCTCGGCCAACACACACACCTGTCTACCAGGTCACTGTCTTGTGTCTGTTCTATCGTCTCTGAGACATCCATTATGCATGGATGGCTATTTTCTAGCAATTTTTTTGAATTCCCGAACTCTAACATCTCTGCTTGGAAGTTTTTAAGAAGCTGGTTGATCTGGTTCCCAATTACTAGAaccattttataatttttataaaattatattaatgtacGTTGCCATTTGGCACTTGACAGGTTAACGAAGTTGGTTGATGATGAGATAGAAGAAGATGAACAGTTCTGGAATCAGGATGCTCTCAAAGAGGTACGTGTGTGAAGCTGCTTATATGAGTCTTCTATTACTATTGTATTTCCTGTGTCTTGGAGTTTCTTTGGTTATGATACTCTTAGGTCTTATACCTATAGGATGGACAAAGAGAGGTACAGTGAAGAGAGTATAAGTGAAACAGGAGGGACGCAGAAATGCTAAGATCTAGTTTATGAGAAATTCTGAAAAGAATATGGCTCGCTTTACTAATTAAACTTTAAAACCTGTTCTTAAATGTATGATCTGGGTCTTTAAGTCATATTGGTATATTACTAATATGTTATTAGTTTTCTGTCAAGACTTATTTAGCACATGTTTGGATTAGGTTACCAATTATCATATATCATATGTTAATTTTCCGTGTTCTAAGTTTGTTAGggatgtttttcttttttatgtattttttttgctGCACATTAACCTTTTTATGGATGCTCCCTGTATTGTTAAGACTTTGTACAACCAGCATTTTTCTGATTAGCAGGATGCTTTCTGTTTCTTGAGATTTTTACCTAATCTGGATAAGtggatattttaattaattgatactGTTCTTTTTACTAAAAAATAATGCTCCTCAGGAAGCAGAAGACACAAACTATCAGGAAGAAGGAGAAGCTGCAGATGTTTTTGACAGTGACTTTGATGAAGATGTAAGTTCTTGCAATTGTGGTTCTTTTCTGTTTCACTTCTTTAATTCTTTGTAATACCTTTTACAAGTGCCCCTTTATCTTAATACAAACAGGTCTCAGATACGCACTCAATTCTTCTCTATTGCCTTCTTAACAGGAACCTGATCAAGATGAAGCAGTAGAAAATGAACCAGATGATAGGTCAACTTTCCCACCCTTTCTTTAGTTTAAGTTCATATTATTTGTGGGTGTCATTATAATAGTTTTTATTAACAGGGTGCGATCAAGAAAGCGATTAGTGTATCCAGGACATCCAGCGTCcaaaaagaaacagaaaaagAAAGTTATCTCTGCTCCACAAAGAGATCCCAACGATGAACAAGCGCATGGTAGATCTACTGATTATAAACCTGATGATATGACTGAAGACTTGGAAGTTGAGAGAAGTGTTAGAAAATCTACAAGAACCTCAGTCATTGTAAGGCAAGCTGAAAGGGATGCAATACGTGCAGCAGTGCAAGCAACTATGAAGGTCTGTTTGAATCATGTTATGTATTTCAGTCTATATAACATGAATTTTCTTAGGTCTTTTTGAGCAAATAAGATGGTCTTTGGCATGTGATATTCTTGGGTGTTCTGTTCTCATGGTATATCTTCCGACAGACTCTAGCTTGAGTCTTAGCTcattttgtatttatatgtgGTGGTCATCTTTTTAATTACTTCTTTAGTAAATGGGTGGTTAATATATTTGTCATCACTTGCAAATTGAATGTTGCAGTATGCTGATGACTTCCAGTTAAAATGCAGTTTCAGTGCAGATCTATTTATGTATTTGTCATCGATTTTCAATACGAATTGATTTTTGACATGTCTGCTGATCTGTATGTGTGTCATATACTGTGAATTGTGTTAGATATAACCGCATAGGCTATAGGTTGAATTGACACTTTATCTTTTGGTCAGCCAATAAAGAGGAAAAAGGAAGGTGAGGAAAAGAGGATGACCCAAGAAGAGATGCTTCTGGAAGCTGCTCAGACAGGTATAACCTGAGTAAGATATATAATGAGATAGTAATATGATAGGATCTTTCACTAGATGATATGATCGTGTTGTTGACTGGTTGCTTGAACAATTTATAAATGGGAATCCTTCAAATTGCTTAGAATGATATTTTATGTTGCAGAAATCATGAACTTGAGGAATTTGGAACGTGTGTTAGCAAGGGAAGAAGAAGTTAAAAAAAGAGCAGTTGTGCATAAAGCAGTTTATAGTGGTCCTCAGATACGATATCTTTCTAAAGAGGGCAAGAATTTCTTATGACTTgtcaatttttatttcaattttaactACAGAGTCGTATTTCCTacctttattattttctttgttgTATAATAAGTATGCCATATTTGTAAATGATCAGAAACCAGTGTTGACCGTGCTGTTggatttgaaaataataagctATTACTTATGCAAGTCACAATTTTGTTTCTCCTTGCTGATCTGAAGTTCTTGAAATTTTGCAGGATGTTCATATTTAGAATTCAGGAATGGGGCGTCCTTTCACTCAAAGGTTCCTGCAACACCTGTCCCTTGTAAGCTCTAGGTTTTAgcttattaataaaatacttaaaaaatagttaaggtatttatattttaagttagCTCAGCCCTGACTGCAAATAAAACAACATATTTTTTACCGTGTATGGTAAGCCTCTGTTCATATAAAGTGCTAATGAATCAAGATTCTATCTCAGAAATGCTTAAAAAGTTGTGCATGCTTTTGTGTCAAGAACACTCCTGTTGTCCACTGGATAAGCAATTAGTCCCTTATTGCAAAGTGGTCTTACAAGGAGGTAGAACTGCTTATTTAGATAATAATTTCCCTAATATAAATACTCATACGCTGAGGACTCGACTGAAGGCAGGAGAAGGCTATCACTATGCTTGAGGCCTTAAGTCGAGGGATGAGATAATGAACTTGTAACTGAAAACTATTCCGTTTTTTGTCTGGATaccttatataattataaatatatactatgtACCCACACTGCGAGAGCATCATCCCGTGTTTTTCCCCGCCAAAGCCCTTGAACTTGGCAAGTAGCAGCTCTTCAACTTTTACTGGGAAACCCCAACATTCACCAATAAGCGGAACAATGCACATGACTTAAATCCTTTAGACATTAGTGAACAGAAAAGATATTCCTGCTATCCTGTATACTGATCGAAGAAACACTTGAGTGTTCAATAATAAAGATATTAAACAAAACATCTTCTAATTTTGTTGCGGTTCAGATTTATCTTTGAACCAAATCATCTTTCAGATATTCTGTGGTTCAGATATATTAGCTGCCCACAATTTGTGTCTTGTGATCAATATTAACCTCAAGTTCATTATGTTCTGTTTTGCAGATTCACAGAAGTCTGTCTGTGCAGTTACTGGACTACCCGCAAAGTAAGTACTTTGGCTTTTATTTCAGAGTTTAAGTATCATTCTCATCAATTTTTT includes:
- the LOC108200604 gene encoding SWR1 complex subunit 2-like isoform X2, whose amino-acid sequence is MEMNKAEQPVFLDRASRTTRGKRLTKLVDDEIEEDEQFWNQDALKEEAEDTNYQEEGEAADVFDSDFDEDEPDQDEAVENEPDDRVRSRKRLVYPGHPASKKKQKKKVISAPQRDPNDEQAHGRSTDYKPDDMTEDLEVERSVRKSTRTSVIVRQAERDAIRAAVQATMKPIKRKKEGEEKRMTQEEMLLEAAQTEIMNLRNLERVLAREEEVKKRAVVHKAVYSGPQIRYLSKEGCSYLEFRNGASFHSKIHRSLSVQLLDYPQSTVIQKQGYLMQQKKPLRSFVKGLHMKIKTLGGKTAKGTFVTYYLTKVSQDKERDQ
- the LOC108200604 gene encoding SWR1 complex subunit 2-like isoform X1, with the translated sequence MEMNKAEQPVFLDRASRTTRGKRLTKLVDDEIEEDEQFWNQDALKEEAEDTNYQEEGEAADVFDSDFDEDEPDQDEAVENEPDDRVRSRKRLVYPGHPASKKKQKKKVISAPQRDPNDEQAHGRSTDYKPDDMTEDLEVERSVRKSTRTSVIVRQAERDAIRAAVQATMKPIKRKKEGEEKRMTQEEMLLEAAQTEIMNLRNLERVLAREEEVKKRAVVHKAVYSGPQIRYLSKEGCSYLEFRNGASFHSKVPATPVPYSQKSVCAVTGLPAKYRDPKTGLPYATKEAFKIIRERASHENKNFGRKNGEGDLCDLLSNQGFSRQGKRSVIPNSKDTSSFRLVARFRRFATPDSQDSE